A genomic stretch from Pochonia chlamydosporia 170 chromosome 4, whole genome shotgun sequence includes:
- a CDS encoding 3-demethylubiquinone-9 3-methyltransferase (similar to Metarhizium acridum CQMa 102 XP_007806539.1) — translation MPGSLVTCLWFDGNAAEAAEYYVSIFPNSKITSRQAYPEGGNEQHHSAGKDLTVEFELNGHKFVGLNGGPMFKFNPAVSFQIMCKDQAEIDYYWDKLKEGGDPEAQRCSWVADKFGLSWQVVYENFPKILGGQDKERANRAMAKMMGMKKLIVDELENA, via the coding sequence ATGCCTGGCTCACTCGTAACTTGCCTCTGGTTCGACGGCAACGCCGCCGAAGCCGCAGAATACTACGTATCCATCTTTCCCAACTCCAAAATCACATCCAGACAAGCCTATCCCGAAGGTGGCAATGAGCAGCATCATTCTGCAGGCAAAGACCTGACCGTTGAGTTCGAGCTGAATGGACACAAGTTCGTCGGTCTAAATGGCGGGCCGatgttcaagttcaaccCTGCCGTGTCATTCCAAATCATGTGCAAGGATCAGGCAGAAATCGACTACTACTGGGATAAGTTGAAGGAAGGTGGCGATCCGGAGGCGCAAAGGTGCTCGTGGGTGGCGGATAAGTTTGGACTTTCGTGGCAGGTGGTATATGAGAATTTCCCTAAGATCTTGGGCGGACAGGATAAAGAGAGGGCGAATAGGGCCATGGCAAAGATGATGGGAATGAAGAAGctgattgttgatgagctgGAAAATGCGTGA
- a CDS encoding kinesin light chain (similar to Metarhizium robertsii ARSEF 23 XP_007825256.1): MRVKLRPENYNIAFIAPLEVEANALHHMLDKKHIGDFPLDKGDDYVFMAGSMAEHNVVIATFAIGDKYGNSSSSAISAQLKKVFPHLWLCLLVGVAAGLPRLIGEKKRDIRLGDVLVAIPEGERPGLIDLDVGKETLNGFELLHGGWTTPTLRIVRSAITKIKAGDRTSKRPLFLAHYDAMKNDEKFAREFADPGQEEDRLYNSDGSGVLRASRPEDNRTCVWYGPIGSGNRVIKNGLKRDELYDKYGLIGIEMEAAGVLHNIPAGIIRGVCDYGDEKKNKVWQPYAAAMAAAYAKEIISCLGLPKSAKRVCSLPYPRNPCYTGREKTIQDIEQKLFSAGVERVALCGLGGMGKTQVSLEIAHRVKDEREEYSVFWMPAQSRDAFDKAARDLVETLSISSNRECNEAPTGALKAYLSSPSAGPWFLVVDNADDPSLVGTENDPSGLLSDLPKSPMGRILLTTRTAVVAESITQFHKVELKEMTNDEGWSYLQNALSEKPNADTPGAYEAASLLLKQLSHLPLAIGQAITYMNVNNMSVAAYLRLLNDTKQRDEYTLGLLGKNLRVRDQTFHDENQGAMTTTWIISFKTICQTHPGAAQLLSFIRYIDPKAIPLSILPSLKKTGKDRIPKDDTPESQPAEEEDEILAKTEAVSKLCSYSFLSWQGNGEIVDMHRLVHLALQVCPEDLFEGLMTQSDSVHHISMVFPKLPSKQLTTKRQYLPHALTILRPQLVLHDMSAAWLGVVVGQCLREQLRFKEAVNMAETVAEFCKKNSSNREIPDLFTMAEMELGSSYHESGQHNKAIKIFEKLQQEDDPLIKENAQYALAIIYGSIGDNNRAKAAWLALDEKAERQGLAPHDPRRLPYRTSLAGCYLKMEQYNEAIRMLRYAADLEARTTKETPAVYSAKCLLADAYTAAGQPDKAIDLLKPYTVPRTTELPRSHPSWLTLVHSLSFAYIADDTPDLAIELCEPIVEFPLQPVQIYDLEFFKVKQDLAEAYFAAGRGHEGTKLTKEIVEQQKEINRRTGVEHRQPSTRARGRRGGGCKLQ, from the exons ATGAGGGTGAAACTTAGACCGGAAAATTATAACATCGCATTCATTGCTCCACTGGAGGTTGAGGCAAACGCACTACATCACATGCTCGACAAAAAGCATATTGGCGACTTCCCTCTTGACAAAGGGGATGACTACGTATTTATGGCAGGCAGCATGGCTGagcacaatgtcgtcatcgCCACTTTTGCAATCGGTGACAAATACGGAAATTCGTCCTCTTCTGCCATCTCTGCGCAACTTAAAAAGGTCTTCCCACATCTTTGGCTCTGCCTGCTTGTCGGAGTTGCTGCGGGTCTACCCAGACTCatcggcgagaagaagcgtGACATTCGACTCGGTGATGTTCTCGTGGCCATACCAGAGGGAGAACGACCAGGTCTGATTGACTTAGACGTGGGAAAGGAGACCTTGAATGGGTTTGAGCTTCTACATGGAGGCTGGACGACTCCGACACTTAGAATTGTGAGATCGGCAATTACTAAAATCAAAGCGGGGGATCGAACAAGCAAGAGGCCATTGTTTCTAGCGCACTACGACGCAATGAAGAACGATGAAAAGTTCGCACGAGAATTCGCTGATccaggacaagaagaagatcgTCTGTACAACAGCGACGGGTCGGGAGTTTTGCGGGCTTCTCGACCAGAAGATAACCGTACCTGTGTTTGGTATGGGCCTATTGGCTCGGGTAACAGAGTTATCAAGAATGGATTGAAGCGCGACGAACTATATGACAAGTATGGTCTTATTGGAATCGAGATGGAAGCAGCTGGGGTGCTACACAATATCCCGGCTGGTATCATCCGTGGCGTCTGTGACTATGGGGATGagaagaaaaacaaagtATGGCAACCGTATGCAGCTGCAATGGCGGCTGCCTATGCCAAGGAGATTATATCATGCCTTGGACTACCGAAATCAGCTAAACGAG TGTGCAGCTTGCCGTATCCGAGAAACCCGTGCTACACAGGACGAGAGAAGACCATCCAAGACATTGAGCAAAAGCTATTCTCCGCGGGTGTAGAACGAGTAGCATTATGTGGACTTGGCGGCATGGGTAAAACGCAAGTATCTCTGGAAATAGCTCATCGAGTCAAAGACGAAAGAGAAGAGTACTCCGTCTTCTGGATGCCGGCTCAATCCAGGGATGCCTTTGATAAGGCGGCCAGGGATCTCGTCGAGACCCTGAGTATCAGTTCGAATCGCGAATGCAATGAGGCACCAACAGGAGCCCTAAAAGCGTATCTTTCGTCTCCCTCCGCAGGGCCATGGTTCCTCGTTGTGGACAACGCAGATGATCCGTCTCTGGTCGGTACGGAGAACGACCCTAGCGGTTTGCTCAGCGATCTCCCCAAGAGTCCAATGGGCCGAATTTTGTTGACAACCCGTACAGCAGTCGTTGCAGAAAGTATTACACAGTTTCACAAGGTAGAGCTAAAGGAAATGACAAACGATGAAGGCTGGAGCTATTTGCAGAATGCACTCAGTGAAAAACCCAATGCTGACACACCTGGTGCCTATGAGGCCGCCTCTTTGCTCTTGAAACAGCTTTCGCATCTACCTCTCGCGATTGGACAGGCCATTACGTATATGAATGTGAACAACATGTCTGTTGCCGCATATCTACGTCTATTGAACGACACGAAGCAGCGTGACGAATATACCCTCGGTCTACTTGGTAAAAACTTGCGGGTGCGAGATCAGACCTTTCATGACGAGAACCAAGGGGCTATGACAACAACTTGGATCATTTCGTTCAAAACAATCTGCCAAACCCATCCTGGCGCAGCTCAGTTGCTGTCATTCATTCGATACATAGACCCTAAAGCTATACCTCTGTCAATACTGCCCAGCCTGAAGAAAACGGGAAAAGACCGTATACCAAAGGACGATACTCCGGAGTCACAACCCgctgaagaggaagatgaaaTACTTGCAAAGACAGAAGCAGTCTCGAAACTCTGCTCCTACAGTTTTCTCAGCTGGCAAGGGAACGGGGAAATAGTGGACATGCATCGTCTGGTTCATCTTGCCTTACAAGTCTGTCCAGAAGACCTGTTCGAGGGTCTCATGACGCAAAGTGATTCAGTCCATCATATCAGCATGGTTTTTCCTAAGCTCCCCTCGAAACAACTGACAACAAAGCGGCAATACCTTCCACATGCCCTTACAATCCTTAGACCCCAGCTGGTGCTGCACGATATGAGTGCCGCATGGCTAGGAGTGGTTGTTGGGCAGTGCCTGCGAGAGCAATTGCGCTTTAAGGAGGCCGTGAACATGGCCGAAACAGTAGCAGAGTTCTGTAAGAAGAACTCCTCCAACAGGGAAATACCCGATCTGTTCACAATGGCAGAAATGGAGCTGGGATCGTCATACCATGAGAGCGGCCAACACAACAAGGCAATTAAAATATTTGAGAAGCTACAGCAAGAGGACGACCCTTTAATTAAGGAAAATGCGCAATACGCATTAGCAATTATATACGGCAGCATTGGGGACAATAATCGAGCGAAAGCAGCGTGGCTTGCCCTGGACGAAAAAGCAGAACGACAGGGACTGGCTCCCCACGATCCAAGACGACTGCCATATCGAACGAGTCTCGCAGGCTGCTACCTGAAAATGGAACAGTACAACGAAGCAATTAGGATGCTCCGGTATGCAGCGGATCTTGAAGCCAGGACAACAAAAGAAACGCCGGCCGTTTATAGTGCAAAATGCCTGCTTGCGGATGCGTACACAGCGGCTGGTCAACCGGATAAGGCCATAGATCTTCTAAAACCCTACACAGTGCCTCGGACAACTGAGCTGCCACGCAGTCATCCATCGTGGTTGACCTTGGTGCATTCCCTCTCCTTCGCATATATTGCTGATGATACGCCGGACCTAGCAATTGAATTATGCGAACCTATTGTGGAATTTCCGCTGCAGCCGGTGCAAATCTACGATCTGGAATTCTTTAAGGTTAAGCAGGACCTTGCGGAAGCCTACTTTGCAGCTGGGCGAGGGCATGAAGGGACCAAACTGACCAAGGAGATAGTAgagcagcaaaaagaaataaatagACGGACAGGTGTTGAACACAGGCAGCCTAGTACGAGAGCCCGGGGCCGGCGTGGTGGCGGGTGCAAACTGCAGTAA
- a CDS encoding nucleotide-binding, alpha-beta plait (similar to Cordyceps militaris CM01 XP_006666167.1), with amino-acid sequence MASRSRSPSRDRQRSLTRSMSPRSDDSRSPRRRRSYDSRSPSRSMTPPPRRNGRYRSNSRSRSRGRGRDSRDGSSSPLTRSTKIVVERLSKNINEDHLYEIFGQFGPIKDLDLPINRTFGTNRGTAYILFDHEADAEAAISHMHEAQVDGATINVSIVLPRRKLSPPPPTARRGANIDPRIPMSGPRGGGHPGRGGSFNVGGGRRRGSPSGRYGPRSDVYRPSSRSPSRSPGAPPSRGGGTRYRSRSNGSYSSRSRSKSTGPRRRGGGGGRFEEVDDRRRSRSRSYDSYGGRSRSRSPRGHR; translated from the exons ATGGCGTCGCGCTCCCGTTCCCCTTCGAGGGACCGCCAGAGATCTCTCACGCGTTCCATGTCACCTCGGTCAGACGACTCGCGCTCTCCCCGCCGCAGAAGAAGCTACGATTCTCGCAGCCCGTCGCGATCGATGACGCCACCTCCTCGTCGCAATGGGCGATACCGAAGCAACAGTCGAAGCCGGAGCAGAGGACGTGGAAGAGATAGCAGAGATGGAAGCAGCTCCCCTTTGACGAGAAGCACAAAG ATTGTTGTGGAACGTTTATCGAAGAATATCAATGAAGACCATCTCTACGAAATTTTTGGCCAGTTTGGACCCATCAAGGATCTTGACTTGCCAATAAATAGAACTT TCGGAACGAACAGAGGAACCGCGTATATCCTCTTTGATCATGAAGCCGACGCCGAAGCCGCAATATCTCACATGCACGAAGCTCAAGTTGATGGTGCCACTATCAATGTGTCCATTGTcctgccgcggcgaaaactGTCGCCACCTCCCCCGACCGCCCGCCGCGGAGCCAACATTGATCCTCGAATTCCCATGTCCGGACCTCGAGGTGGCGGTCATCCTGGACGAGGTGGAAGCTTTAATGTCGGCGGTGGACGTCGTCGCGGCTCACCATCAGGTCGATATGGGCCAAGATCGGACGTGTACCGCCCCTCATCACGATCGCCATCGAGATCCCCAGGCGCACCACCTTCCCGGGGCGGCGGCACTCGATACCGCAGCAGATCTAACGGTTCATATTCGTCTCGTTCGCGCTCAAAGTCTACTGGACCccggcgacgaggcggtGGCGGTGGTAGATTTGAGGAGGTGGACGACAGACGacgcagtcgcagtcgcagttATGACAGTTATGGCGGCCGAAGCCGATCACGAAGTCCGCGTGGCCACCGATAA
- a CDS encoding synaptobrevin domain-containing protein, whose product MSDSRSYGEGGPYRSDDAPQNGKYSQHPGIAKVQQGLDEAQEVMRKNVVLGTERGGRLDNLEGSTGHLQESSGQFARGANRVRKQMWWKDMKMRMCLIAGIIILLLVIIIPSVVATRH is encoded by the exons ATGTCTGACAGCCGATCCTACGGAGAAGGCGGTCCTTACAGATCCGATGATGCACCACAAAATGGTAAATACAGCCAACATCCCGGAATTGCGAAGGTCCAACAG GGTCTCGACGAGGCTCAGGAGGTAATGCGTAAGAATGTCGTACTGGGAACGGAACGGGGCGGCAGGTTGGACAACTTAGAGGGCTCAACTGGCCACCTTCAGGAGTCTTCGGGACAATTCGCTCGGGGCGCCAACAGAGTTCGCAAACAGATGTGGTGGAAGGACATGAAGATGCGAATGTGTCTGATTGCTGGCATCATTATTCTCCTGCTTGTCATCATTATTCCTTCTG TTGTTGCGACTCGCCATTAA
- a CDS encoding protein arg-6, mitochondrial precursor (similar to Aspergillus terreus NIH2624 XP_001209846.1) has protein sequence MLSATATALRAGSRRAISRAAGTSSVAAPRQIRCPNVAICRALSTTTTLASPPARDRTREIVAQTVSSIGSKREGQQYLKLFTSVSSQKFAVIKVGGAILTEYIDELCRSLLFLYELGLYPVIVHGAGPQLNRLLEEAGVEPQFEEGIRVTDAKTLGVARKLFLEENLRLVDRLDELGVATRSLSGVFMADYLDKEKWQYVGKITKVNKEAIEKSIEAGYIPVLTSMAESEDGRLLNVNADVAAAELARALEPLKVVYLSEKGGLFDGEGEKISHINLDEEFDQLMSQPWCRYGTRLKIKEIKELLDTLPRSSSVAIIHPSEMQKELFTDSGAGTLIRRGDKIQKVSSVNEFEDLDKLKASLIRDREGLDAEATVERYIDFLQENPFSAYYDDTMQCLAIVMPPSKDRAMATLATLTITKSGWLTNVAENVFAAIKKDYPSLVWTVSESDENLTWFFEKADGSFNNNGSVLFYYGCDLRSEALAPVYDEFISHGRAMLGDSNLESRLRRAAQAASESLGRTHAAQQARTYSTSSSPFQNAAQRRGYATTTNPNPPFGKKNASNDVPSRVGLIGARGYTGQALIDLLNAHPYMDLRHVSSRELAGQELQGYSKRKIIYENLGPEDVAKLEKNGEIDCWVMALPNGVCKPYIEALDAVSKGSKRQSVIVDLSADYRFDNKWTYGLPELTKRSEIYKATRISNPGCYATAAQLGIAPILDHLGGQPTVFGVSGYSGAGTKPSPKNDVNALKDNLMPYSLTDHVHEREISSQLDTPVAFMPHVASWFRGIHHTISIPLNKTMTSRDIRQIYQDRYAGEKLVKVVGEAPLVKSIMDRHGVEIGAFAVHSSGKRVVVCASIDNLLKGAATQCLQNMNLALGYAEFEGIPTM, from the exons ATGCTGTCTGCAACGGCTACTGCCTTGCGGGCAGGTTCGCGACGAGCCATCTCCCGAGCAGCTGGCACTTCCTCCGTCGCGGCTCCGAGGCAGATCCGATGCCCCAACGTCGCCATATGCCGAGCTCTCTCCACCACGACGACGCTGGCATCACCGCCTGCCCGAGACCGTACGCGAGAAATTGTCGCCCAGACCGTTAGCAGTATTGGCAGCAAGCGAGAGGGCCAGCAGTACCTCAAGCTATTCACCTCAGTGTCATCCCAGAAGTTCGCCGTCATCAAAGTTGGCGGTGCCATCTTGACGGAATACATCGATGAACTGTGCAGAAGCTTGCTGTTTTTGTATGAATTGGGACTGTACCCTGTCATTGTTCATGGTGCGGGCCCCCAATTGAACAGGCTCCTGGAAGAGGCTGGCGTTGAACCCCAATTCGAGGAAGGCATCCGAGTGACAGATGCCAAGACGCTCGGTGTGGCCAGAAAGCTATTTCTTGAGGAGAATTTGCGGTTAGTTGATCGTTTGGATGAGCTTGGTGTGGCTACTCGCTCTTTGAGCGGCGTCTTCATGGCCGACTATCTCGACAAGGAAAAGTGGCAATATGTCGGCAAGATCACAAAGGTCAACAAGGAGGCCATTGAAAAGTCCATCGAGGCTGGTTATATCCCTGTTCTGACTTCAATGGCGGAATCTGAAGATGGGAGACTGCTCAACGTCAATGCAGACGTAGCTGCTGCTGAACTAGCTCGTGCTTTGGAGCCTCTCAAGGTCGTCTATCTCTCCGAGAAGGGCGGCTTATTTGATGGCGAGGGCGAGAAGATTTCCCACATCAACCTTGATGAGGAGTTCGACCAGCTCATGTCTCAACCCTGGTGCCGGTACGGCACTCGCCTCAAGATTAAGGAGATCAAGGAACTACTAGATACGCTACCCCGTAGCTCCAGCgttgccatcatccaccCTAGCGAGATGCAGAAGGAACTCTTCACCGACTCCGGTGCCGGCACACTGATCCGCCGTGGTGATAAGATTCAAAAAGTTTCTTCGGTCAATGAATTTGAAGAcctcgacaagctcaaggcgTCCCTTATCCGAGACCGTGAGGGTCTTGATGCCGAAGCCACGGTTGAGCGTTACATTGACTTCCTCCAGGAGAACCCCTTCAGTGCTTACTATGACGACACCATGCAATGCCTCGCCATTGTCATGCCGCCCAGCAAGGACCGTGCAATGGCCACTCTGGCTACGCTGACCATCACAAAATCTGGCTGGTTGACAAATGTAGCCGAAAACGTCTTTGCTGCGATCAAAAAGGACTACCCCAGCCTTGTTTGGACTGTGAGCGAGAGCGACGAGAATCTTACCTGGTTCTTTGAGAAAGCTGacggcagcttcaacaacaacgGTAGTGTTCTCTTCTACTACGGATGTGATCTTCGGTCTGAGGCTTTGGCTCCCGTCTACGATGAATTTATCTCCCACGGCCGCGCCATGCTAGGTGATTCTAATCTCGAGTCACGACTTCGTCGCGCTGCCCAAGCTGCTAGCGAGTCACTCGGTCGTACCCATGCTGCCCAACAGGCTCGTACCTACTCTACCAGCTCCAGTCCTTTCCAGAATGCCGCTCAACGTCGGGGCTATGCCACCACTACGAACCCCAACCCACCTTTTGGTAAAAAGAATGCCTCCAACGATGTACCATCTCGTGTCGGCTTGATTGGTGCACGCGGCTATACTGGTCAGGCTCTCATTGACTTGCTTAACGCCCATCCTTATATGGACCTTCGACACGTCTCTTCCAGAGAATTAGCCGGCCAGGAGCTGCAGGGCTACAGCAAGCGAAAGATTATCTACGAAAATCTGGGTCCCGAGGATGTTGCTAAGCTGGAAAAGAATGGTGAAATTGACTGCTGGGTCATGGCTCTGCCTAATGGTGTGTGCAAGCCTTACATCGAGGCTCTTGATGCAGTCTCCAAAGGCAGCAAGCGTCAAAGTGTCATTGTAGACCTTTCTGCCGATTATCGATTCGACAACAAGTGGACATATGGCTTGCCAGAGCTAACCAAGCGATCTGAGATTTACAAGGCTACCCGGATTTCTAACCCGGGTTGCTATGCCACCGCCGCTCAGCTCGGTATCGCTCCTATATTAGATCACCTTGGCGGACAGCCCACCGTGTTTGGAGTCTCCGGGTACTCTGGTGCCGGCACCAAACCGTCCCCCAAAAACGATGTCAACGCCCTAAAAGACAATCTTATGCCATATAGCTTAACAGATCACGTCCACGAGCGTGAAATTAGCAGTCAGCTTGATACCCCTGTCGCCTTCATGCCTCACGTTGCATCTTGGTTCCGTGGTATTCATCACACCATCAGCATACCCCTTAACAAGACCATGACCTCTCGAGATATTCGACAAATCTACCAAGACAGATATGCTGGAGAGAAACTTGTCAAGGTTGTCGGTGAGGCCCCGCTCGTCAAGAGTATCATGGACAGGCATGGCGTAGAAATTGGCGCATTCGCCGTTCATAGCAGCGGGAAGAGGGTGGTTGTTTGTGCTAGCATTGACAATTTGCTCAAAGGCGCGGCTACACAATGTTTGC AAAACATGAATCTTGCTTTGGGGTATGCCGAATTCGAAGGCATCCCTACCATGTAA